One Dehalococcoidia bacterium DNA segment encodes these proteins:
- a CDS encoding sulfite exporter TauE/SafE family protein codes for MNLIETALLLLLGLFAGAYGTVVGAGGGFIIVPALAWVPAYAEHSAEAITGVSLVAVVCSAVSAVIAYSRQRRIDVGVALTLGVFALPGSVLGRILVSRLDRRLFEVLFGALLVAIAVYLVVRRPPQHAPAGTSPPPWGVVRRQYVVGAHVETVDVDLRVGALVSFVIGVLAALFGVGGGLMMTPSMVALMSIPASIATATSQLYLLTTSAISVAADILNGGDSPLDHLDLALPLALGVVLGAQAGAALSRRLSARWIIRLLAAALGMVGARLMWAGLGS; via the coding sequence ATGAACCTCATCGAGACGGCGCTGCTCCTTCTGCTGGGGCTCTTTGCCGGCGCGTACGGCACGGTCGTCGGCGCGGGAGGCGGGTTCATTATCGTCCCCGCCCTCGCCTGGGTGCCGGCGTATGCGGAACATAGCGCCGAGGCTATTACCGGCGTCTCCCTTGTCGCTGTCGTCTGCAGTGCGGTCTCGGCCGTGATTGCGTACAGCCGTCAACGCCGGATTGACGTCGGGGTTGCGCTCACGCTCGGCGTCTTTGCGCTCCCGGGCAGCGTGCTTGGTCGCATCCTTGTGAGCCGGCTCGATCGCCGGCTGTTTGAGGTGCTGTTTGGAGCGCTGCTGGTCGCGATTGCAGTCTACCTCGTAGTGCGGCGTCCGCCTCAGCATGCGCCCGCTGGGACGAGCCCTCCGCCGTGGGGAGTGGTGCGCCGGCAGTATGTCGTCGGCGCTCATGTCGAGACGGTTGATGTCGACTTGCGCGTCGGGGCGCTCGTCAGTTTTGTGATCGGCGTGCTCGCGGCCCTTTTCGGCGTCGGTGGGGGATTGATGATGACGCCCTCGATGGTGGCGCTGATGTCGATCCCGGCGTCGATTGCCACGGCGACCTCCCAGCTCTATCTCCTGACCACTTCTGCAATCTCGGTGGCGGCCGATATCCTCAACGGCGGCGACTCTCCCCTCGACCATCTCGACCTCGCGCTTCCCCTCGCGCTCGGCGTGGTTCTCGGCGCCCAAGCGGGCGCCGCGCTCTCCCGCCGGCTGAGCGCGCGCTGGATCATCCGCCTCCTCGCAGCAGCGCTGGGGATGGTGGGCGCTCGCCTGATGTGGGCCGGATTGGGGAGCTGA
- a CDS encoding geranylgeranyl reductase family protein yields the protein MTSPSDYVDVAVVGAGPAGAVLARGTAAAGLKTVLLEKERLPRYKTCGGGVQHRVAALLGEDLTPVVRVAVDRMVFTYRLGRPIERRSPDPVVYMVMRDEFDAHLVERAAAAGAEVRDRTRVDRVDCSSEGVTLRTSSGTVRARIVVGADGANSRVARDVGLAGGVDLDLALEGEFIAPAWARDRWKTTALLDLGSLPSGYGWLFPKGDGLSVGVGGPLSDRALFRPYYERLRRFLGLDTVPMTRFSGHHLALRRPGAPIVAGRALLLGDAAGLVDPFTGEGLLGAVLSARLAVDPVVRAAGGEIRALADYQRAVDRELMPELLEARIVLRVFDRMPHLAHRLIGMGPLVWRNLVRLMRGERNYRRLGGGTFRIGWRLLDRLLPPAAA from the coding sequence GTGACTTCTCCCTCTGACTACGTTGATGTCGCCGTTGTTGGCGCCGGACCGGCCGGGGCGGTGCTCGCGCGAGGAACGGCAGCCGCCGGCCTGAAAACCGTTCTGCTCGAGAAAGAGCGCCTCCCTCGCTATAAGACGTGCGGCGGAGGAGTGCAGCATCGAGTTGCCGCCCTCCTGGGCGAGGACCTCACGCCGGTCGTGCGGGTCGCCGTCGACCGGATGGTGTTTACCTATCGGCTTGGCCGCCCGATCGAGCGCCGTTCTCCCGACCCGGTGGTCTATATGGTGATGCGCGATGAGTTTGACGCGCATCTTGTGGAGCGTGCGGCAGCGGCAGGCGCCGAAGTCCGCGACCGGACGCGCGTGGACCGTGTGGACTGCTCGTCGGAAGGGGTCACCTTGAGGACAAGCAGCGGCACAGTCCGGGCGCGCATCGTCGTCGGCGCTGATGGCGCGAACAGCCGTGTCGCGCGCGATGTCGGCTTAGCCGGCGGCGTCGACCTCGATCTCGCGCTCGAAGGGGAGTTCATCGCGCCGGCCTGGGCGCGCGACCGCTGGAAGACGACGGCCCTGCTCGATCTTGGCTCGCTGCCCAGCGGCTACGGCTGGCTTTTCCCCAAAGGCGATGGGCTCTCTGTTGGCGTTGGCGGGCCGCTTAGCGACCGCGCGCTCTTCCGCCCGTACTACGAGCGGCTGCGGCGGTTTCTCGGCCTAGACACGGTGCCGATGACGCGCTTCAGCGGGCATCACTTGGCACTGCGGCGGCCGGGCGCGCCGATCGTGGCCGGCCGCGCGCTTTTGCTTGGGGATGCAGCCGGGCTTGTCGACCCATTCACCGGCGAAGGTTTGCTCGGCGCAGTACTGAGCGCCCGCCTCGCGGTTGACCCCGTTGTCCGCGCGGCCGGCGGGGAGATCAGAGCGCTTGCTGACTATCAGCGGGCGGTCGACCGCGAACTGATGCCGGAGCTGCTGGAAGCGCGGATTGTGCTGCGCGTCTTCGACCGCATGCCCCACCTTGCGCACCGCTTGATCGGCATGGGCCCGCTTGTCTGGCGCAACCTTGTGCGCCTGATGCGCGGCGAAAGGAACTACCGACGGCTGGGCGGCGGCACGTTTCGGATCGGCTGGCGGCTGCTCGACCGGCTTCTGCCGCCTGCCGCAGCATGA
- a CDS encoding zinc ribbon domain-containing protein, whose translation MQDIGFLITLVVALIVAYLFAFWVALIIWTLRDIRSRSRNLFTAFFAVLLVVIFNIPGLVLYLLLRPRETIAEQYERTLEEESLLAEIEEQGACPKCKARVEDDFLLCPNCRTRLKKICAGCGRALHLRWSICPYCAREAGAPLAELTSRLN comes from the coding sequence GTGCAGGACATCGGCTTTCTCATCACCCTTGTCGTCGCCCTCATCGTCGCCTATCTCTTTGCCTTCTGGGTTGCGCTGATCATCTGGACGTTGCGCGACATTCGATCACGAAGCCGCAACCTTTTTACCGCGTTTTTTGCCGTTCTTCTCGTCGTGATCTTCAATATTCCCGGCCTCGTTCTCTATTTGCTCCTCCGACCTCGGGAAACGATCGCCGAACAGTATGAACGAACGCTCGAAGAGGAAAGTCTGCTCGCGGAGATCGAAGAGCAGGGCGCATGCCCGAAATGCAAGGCGCGCGTTGAAGACGACTTTCTGCTCTGCCCTAACTGCCGGACCCGGCTGAAGAAGATCTGCGCCGGCTGCGGACGCGCGCTTCATCTCCGCTGGAGCATCTGCCCCTACTGTGCCCGCGAGGCCGGCGCGCCGCTCGCCGAACTGACAAGCCGCCTCAATTAG
- a CDS encoding pyridoxamine 5'-phosphate oxidase family protein, with product MDHQRLQEIREFIGQRPPAVNSFLITLRSDGTPFIRQVSTFIEGWTIQTVSNAANLKVRHIRNNPAVSYLWVQQRPQFGAKNVWVNGVAEIVSDPAEVQAFLERRAAATGTPVPPAEFERVVIRVVPTFLRAEGFAAGPRPEVFRNFAA from the coding sequence ATGGACCACCAGCGACTTCAGGAGATCCGTGAGTTCATCGGCCAACGGCCGCCTGCCGTGAATTCCTTCCTGATCACTCTCCGGAGTGACGGCACCCCCTTTATCCGTCAAGTTTCGACCTTCATCGAGGGGTGGACCATCCAAACGGTCTCTAATGCCGCCAATCTTAAGGTGCGGCATATCCGAAACAATCCGGCAGTGAGCTACCTCTGGGTACAACAGCGTCCGCAGTTCGGCGCCAAGAACGTTTGGGTCAACGGCGTCGCCGAGATCGTGTCGGACCCGGCCGAGGTTCAGGCGTTTCTCGAGCGGCGCGCCGCTGCCACGGGCACGCCGGTTCCGCCGGCAGAGTTCGAGCGCGTCGTCATCCGCGTTGTTCCGACCTTCCTGCGCGCCGAGGGGTTTGCGGCCGGCCCGCGTCCTGAGGTGTTTCGGAACTTCGCTGCCTAG
- a CDS encoding SufE family protein, producing the protein MTALPPKLAEIVELFQAARGREKLELLLEFAEAMPPLPEWLATNRDQMEFVHECQTPVYVAAENRDGLVFYFDVPKEAPTVRGYAGVLAEGLRGATPEQVLALPSDFFLPMGLAEVVSHQRLNGMSAILAHMKRLALEHLPADKRSRPNGASF; encoded by the coding sequence ATGACCGCGCTTCCTCCCAAACTGGCGGAGATTGTCGAACTGTTTCAGGCAGCGCGCGGGCGGGAAAAGCTCGAGCTGCTCCTTGAGTTTGCCGAAGCGATGCCGCCCCTTCCGGAGTGGCTCGCGACGAATCGCGACCAGATGGAATTCGTTCACGAATGCCAGACGCCCGTCTATGTTGCGGCGGAAAACCGAGACGGGCTGGTCTTCTACTTCGATGTGCCGAAAGAGGCGCCGACAGTCCGCGGGTATGCGGGGGTGCTGGCGGAAGGGCTGCGCGGCGCGACGCCGGAACAGGTGCTGGCGCTGCCAAGCGATTTCTTCCTCCCCATGGGCTTGGCAGAGGTGGTGAGCCATCAGCGGCTGAACGGCATGTCTGCCATCCTCGCCCATATGAAGCGCCTTGCGCTTGAGCACCTCCCGGCAGACAAGCGCTCCCGGCCAAACGGCGCCTCTTTCTGA
- a CDS encoding NUDIX hydrolase — MRQGIEGRLAQAAGWLLSRLTFGALPPFAATAALIERDGRILTIQRSDGLGFNLPGGFLRWQERVEDGLLREVFEETGFHIAIDHLVGVYSGPAPNQRLSSVCLAYAASIIGGVQRDSFEGRVLWLEPAELIGQMAFGNEQMLLDYLASSRRSRAGIPRG, encoded by the coding sequence ATGCGTCAGGGGATTGAGGGGCGCCTTGCGCAAGCGGCGGGCTGGCTGCTCAGCCGGCTGACCTTCGGCGCGCTGCCGCCATTTGCCGCCACCGCAGCTCTTATCGAACGGGATGGCCGAATCCTCACCATCCAGCGGAGCGACGGGCTAGGCTTCAACTTGCCGGGAGGGTTCCTCCGCTGGCAGGAGCGCGTAGAAGACGGCCTCCTTCGCGAGGTGTTCGAAGAGACCGGCTTCCACATCGCGATCGATCATCTGGTCGGCGTCTACTCCGGACCCGCGCCGAACCAACGGCTCTCCTCGGTCTGCCTCGCCTATGCCGCCTCGATCATCGGCGGGGTGCAGCGCGATTCGTTCGAAGGCCGCGTTCTCTGGCTCGAGCCCGCCGAGCTGATTGGACAGATGGCATTCGGCAACGAGCAGATGCTGCTCGACTATCTCGCAAGCAGTCGGCGCAGCCGCGCCGGCATCCCTCGCGGGTGA
- a CDS encoding alpha/beta hydrolase gives MSLPTPQQRRVPANGITLAVHDWGGSGAPLLAVHGNSFHGRIWDVTLRQLWPDYRSYALDLRGHGDSDTPEQGYSRFDHAADIVAVVEALGLRRPVVLAHSVGAISTLLAASMAPDRFGPMVLIEPVIRPKTAAAPWLPSAATATLAEQARRRRHRWPSREAAVAHYRTKPAFASWQPEVLALYVEHGFRDQPDGSIELKCPGWVEALGYEASPAANPWPHLPAVACPVLLVRAGTSRLFSEAIAADLAAALPNARVVTVPDRSHALPMEDPALVARIARAFFAEHQREMR, from the coding sequence GTGAGCCTGCCGACCCCCCAGCAGCGGCGCGTACCAGCCAATGGCATCACGCTTGCCGTCCACGACTGGGGCGGCAGCGGCGCCCCGCTCCTCGCTGTCCACGGCAACTCGTTCCACGGAAGGATTTGGGATGTCACGCTCCGTCAGCTGTGGCCCGACTACCGTTCCTACGCGCTCGATCTGCGCGGCCACGGCGACAGCGACACCCCTGAGCAGGGGTATAGCCGGTTCGATCATGCTGCCGACATCGTCGCGGTCGTAGAGGCGTTGGGGCTGCGCCGTCCCGTTGTCCTTGCGCATTCGGTGGGCGCAATCTCCACCCTCCTCGCGGCCAGCATGGCTCCGGATCGCTTTGGCCCCATGGTGCTGATCGAGCCGGTGATCCGCCCGAAAACGGCGGCGGCGCCATGGCTGCCGTCAGCCGCAACGGCGACGCTCGCCGAGCAGGCACGCCGCCGCCGCCACCGCTGGCCATCGCGCGAGGCGGCGGTCGCGCACTACCGCACGAAGCCGGCATTCGCCTCGTGGCAGCCCGAGGTGCTCGCCCTCTACGTTGAGCACGGCTTTCGCGACCAGCCCGACGGCAGCATCGAACTCAAATGCCCCGGCTGGGTCGAAGCGCTCGGCTACGAGGCAAGCCCGGCGGCCAATCCGTGGCCGCACCTTCCGGCGGTGGCGTGTCCTGTCCTTCTTGTTCGGGCGGGCACCTCGCGACTCTTCTCAGAGGCGATCGCCGCCGATCTCGCGGCCGCGCTCCCGAATGCCCGCGTTGTCACGGTGCCGGATCGCTCGCACGCGCTCCCGATGGAAGACCCTGCGCTTGTCGCCCGCATAGCGCGCGCGTTCTTCGCCGAGCATCAACGGGAGATGCGCTAG
- a CDS encoding DUF4870 domain-containing protein — MQSEAISPNDRLWAILSYIFTPIVGIIVLLLEDYKNRPFARYHAVQSIGFGIAIIAYFFLFTIVYTILTAITFGILGLCLWIFYFAPLIPMIYYAYQASQNRYFEIPALTNFMVQQGWLTRPPAASV; from the coding sequence GTGCAGTCAGAAGCAATTTCGCCGAACGATCGTCTCTGGGCAATTCTCAGCTATATCTTCACGCCCATTGTAGGGATCATCGTGCTTCTCCTCGAGGACTATAAGAACCGGCCGTTCGCGCGCTATCATGCGGTGCAGTCGATCGGCTTTGGCATCGCCATCATCGCCTATTTCTTCCTTTTCACGATCGTCTATACCATCCTGACTGCGATCACCTTCGGGATCCTTGGGCTGTGCCTCTGGATCTTCTACTTCGCTCCGCTCATTCCGATGATCTACTACGCCTATCAAGCATCGCAGAACCGCTATTTTGAGATCCCGGCGCTCACCAACTTCATGGTGCAACAAGGGTGGCTGACCCGGCCGCCTGCAGCGAGCGTCTGA
- a CDS encoding DUF4013 domain-containing protein: MNIGKAFSYVFEDPQWLQKVLVGALFQLLSLVLIGIPFVLGYNVEIIRNVHRGNPNPLPEWTNLGEKFTEGLKLFVVFVVWALPLIVLYCCQIVVSFGVTGVAGGGGRQAADALGALAGVISLAFSCLMGLYALFLFIMRPAIVVQYVRTSEIGAALRFGDVFGILRRIPAPVVITALLGIVTGIIAYLGVIACFIGIFVTFAYAYYVNGHLEGQVWQELERAPAV, translated from the coding sequence GTGAACATCGGGAAGGCCTTTAGCTACGTCTTTGAAGACCCGCAATGGCTTCAGAAGGTGCTCGTCGGCGCCCTATTTCAGCTGCTCTCGTTGGTGCTGATCGGCATTCCGTTCGTGCTCGGCTACAACGTCGAGATCATCCGGAATGTTCATCGCGGCAACCCGAACCCCTTGCCGGAGTGGACAAATCTCGGCGAGAAGTTCACCGAAGGGCTGAAGCTCTTCGTCGTGTTTGTCGTCTGGGCGCTGCCGCTCATTGTGCTCTACTGCTGCCAGATTGTGGTCTCGTTCGGTGTCACCGGCGTAGCAGGGGGCGGAGGACGTCAAGCGGCGGATGCGCTTGGCGCCTTGGCGGGGGTCATTTCGTTGGCCTTCAGTTGTCTGATGGGCCTGTATGCCCTCTTTCTCTTCATTATGCGGCCGGCGATCGTGGTCCAATACGTGCGGACAAGCGAGATTGGCGCCGCCTTGCGGTTTGGCGATGTGTTCGGCATCCTCCGCCGGATTCCTGCCCCCGTGGTGATTACCGCTCTGCTGGGGATTGTCACTGGGATCATCGCGTACCTTGGTGTCATCGCCTGCTTTATCGGGATCTTTGTGACGTTCGCGTATGCCTATTACGTTAACGGCCATCTCGAGGGGCAGGTATGGCAGGAGCTTGAGCGGGCGCCCGCAGTCTAG
- a CDS encoding SCO1664 family protein: MTGSRLDQAPEWLKTGKIVGIGRVPAGSNATFAVAIDDGTTERLAIYKPVRGERRLWDFPDGTLYKREVAAYLTSEALGWGLVPPTVIREGPYGIGSFQVYCEPDERHDFWRVRKRRRDDLFPIALFDIITNNADRKGEHCHLAADGKIWAIDNGLTFHTDFKNRTVLIEFVGDPIPASLLEDMEELATDPARRRELETSLRDLLAPDEIACFFGRIEIVCRTGRMPRVIPHWELYYWAGEE, translated from the coding sequence ATGACCGGTTCGAGGCTTGATCAGGCGCCTGAATGGCTGAAGACCGGCAAGATCGTCGGCATTGGCCGCGTGCCCGCTGGCTCGAACGCCACGTTCGCCGTCGCCATCGACGACGGCACGACCGAGCGGCTGGCGATCTACAAACCGGTGCGCGGCGAACGCCGCCTCTGGGATTTTCCCGACGGCACCCTCTATAAGCGGGAAGTCGCGGCCTACCTCACCTCGGAGGCGCTCGGCTGGGGGCTCGTGCCTCCGACCGTCATCCGTGAGGGGCCGTACGGCATCGGGTCATTCCAAGTCTATTGCGAGCCCGATGAGCGGCACGACTTCTGGCGCGTCCGCAAGCGGCGGCGGGACGATCTTTTCCCGATCGCGCTTTTTGACATCATCACGAACAACGCCGACCGGAAAGGCGAGCACTGTCATCTCGCCGCCGACGGCAAGATCTGGGCGATCGATAACGGCCTCACCTTCCATACCGACTTCAAGAATCGGACCGTGCTGATCGAGTTCGTCGGCGACCCGATCCCGGCTTCGCTGCTTGAGGATATGGAAGAGCTCGCGACCGACCCCGCCCGGCGGCGGGAGCTCGAGACCAGTCTGCGCGACCTGCTCGCGCCTGACGAGATCGCCTGCTTCTTCGGCCGGATCGAGATTGTCTGCCGCACCGGCCGAATGCCCCGCGTCATTCCCCATTGGGAGCTGTATTACTGGGCGGGCGAGGAGTGA
- a CDS encoding inositol monophosphatase: MTLGLRQAVVDAIADAARAWAAECGELARGMLSSSLRVEFKEANRRNPVTAADHAVEERLRALVAERFPTHAVLGEEGTPGVSHSLPAILWVVDPIDGTANFASGLPFWAVSIGVLYRRVPVAAAIYTPAGPEGPAVYHARRGGGAFCDDRPLAVRANERPEPATIIAVPGSWPWLFRLDPPLRQGPGEPRVLGSIATEMALTAAGNFQWALFGGPKIWDAAAGVLLIQEAGGVVLQRQGKRWVPLERFALPPRPWFPRRQETPLERLARWRAPLLCANPVLADFLARHLHPRFLLLLRARLMLRRLQALQRKVLRWPTPTTTSKTNCAMSKRTPSAPPAAPKRSSAPSTP; encoded by the coding sequence GTGACGCTCGGCCTCCGCCAGGCGGTCGTCGACGCGATCGCCGATGCTGCGCGCGCTTGGGCTGCCGAATGCGGCGAGCTCGCGAGGGGGATGCTCTCCTCCTCGCTCCGCGTCGAGTTCAAAGAGGCGAACCGGCGCAACCCTGTCACCGCCGCCGACCACGCTGTCGAGGAGCGGCTGCGCGCGCTCGTCGCCGAACGGTTTCCCACCCACGCGGTGCTTGGCGAAGAGGGCACCCCCGGCGTCAGCCACAGCCTGCCGGCAATCCTCTGGGTTGTCGACCCGATCGACGGGACCGCCAACTTTGCCTCCGGCTTGCCCTTCTGGGCGGTGTCTATCGGCGTGCTCTATCGCCGCGTCCCGGTCGCAGCCGCAATCTACACTCCTGCCGGCCCGGAAGGCCCTGCTGTCTATCACGCCCGGCGCGGCGGAGGCGCGTTCTGTGACGACCGGCCGCTCGCCGTGCGCGCCAACGAACGCCCCGAGCCCGCCACAATCATTGCAGTTCCGGGAAGCTGGCCGTGGCTTTTCCGCCTCGACCCGCCTCTCCGGCAGGGGCCAGGCGAGCCGCGCGTGCTGGGCAGCATCGCGACCGAGATGGCGCTCACCGCCGCCGGCAACTTCCAATGGGCGCTTTTCGGCGGCCCCAAGATTTGGGATGCTGCCGCCGGCGTGCTCCTAATCCAGGAAGCCGGCGGGGTCGTACTTCAGCGGCAAGGCAAGCGGTGGGTTCCTCTCGAGCGGTTTGCACTGCCGCCCCGGCCATGGTTCCCGCGCCGCCAAGAAACCCCGCTCGAGCGGCTCGCCCGCTGGCGCGCGCCGCTTCTTTGCGCGAACCCCGTCCTCGCCGATTTCCTCGCCCGCCACCTCCACCCTCGCTTTTTGCTGCTGCTTCGCGCGCGGCTGATGCTCCGCCGCCTGCAGGCACTGCAGCGGAAGGTCCTCCGATGGCCGACACCCACGACTACCTCGAAGACCAACTGCGCGATGTCGAAGCGGACGCCAAGCGCGCCGCCCGCCGCGCCGAAGCGCTCGTCCGCGCCATCAACCCCGTGA
- a CDS encoding M20/M25/M40 family metallo-hydrolase: protein MPLDPTLVQYVDTHLERFVRLLERFVAQPSVSAHGEGIEAMASLVEAALADAGLDVVRGATAGNPILLGTSEGASPRRVLFYNHYDVQPADPGDGWESPPWTPTRREGRLFGRGVADNKGNLAARIAAVHALRAVRGTLPAGVTFVVEGEEEIGSPHLPAFVADHRDRLAADGCIWETGGVDWEGAPLLTLGCKGVLVVELRARGANRDLHSSYGPIVPNPAWRLVWALASIKGPDERILVDGWEDDCIPPRERELALADALPDETAALLTNLGLPRFLDGLEGRALRRRLLFGCSATINGLSAGYAGPGVKTILPHEARAKLDFRLVPGQRPADLAAKLRRHLDAHGFDDIEILSADGEPAARSDPDAPFVRLVIDTAAAVYGRPPVISPTMTGAGPMAAFTDLLGLPVATSGCSHPDSRAHGPNENIRLDDFRQAILHAAAILDALPALPG from the coding sequence ATGCCCCTTGACCCTACGCTTGTTCAGTATGTCGACACCCACTTGGAGCGCTTTGTCCGCCTTCTCGAGCGCTTCGTCGCCCAGCCGAGTGTCTCCGCCCACGGCGAGGGGATCGAGGCGATGGCGTCGCTTGTTGAAGCTGCCCTTGCCGATGCCGGGCTCGACGTCGTTCGCGGCGCCACGGCCGGCAATCCGATCCTCCTCGGCACAAGCGAAGGTGCAAGTCCGCGGCGGGTGTTGTTCTACAACCATTACGACGTCCAGCCCGCAGACCCGGGCGACGGCTGGGAGAGCCCGCCGTGGACACCGACCCGACGCGAGGGGCGGCTCTTCGGGCGCGGCGTTGCCGACAACAAAGGCAACCTTGCCGCCCGCATCGCCGCCGTCCACGCCCTCCGCGCCGTGCGGGGAACGCTTCCCGCCGGCGTCACCTTCGTCGTCGAAGGAGAAGAGGAAATCGGCAGCCCCCATCTCCCGGCGTTCGTCGCCGACCACCGCGACCGTCTCGCCGCCGACGGCTGCATCTGGGAGACGGGCGGCGTCGATTGGGAGGGCGCGCCGCTGCTCACGCTCGGCTGTAAGGGAGTGCTCGTCGTCGAACTGCGGGCGAGGGGCGCCAACCGCGATCTCCACTCATCCTACGGGCCGATCGTCCCCAACCCCGCGTGGCGGCTCGTCTGGGCACTCGCGTCGATCAAGGGTCCCGACGAGCGGATCCTGGTCGACGGCTGGGAGGACGACTGCATCCCGCCCCGCGAACGCGAACTGGCGCTCGCCGATGCGCTGCCGGACGAGACGGCGGCGCTGCTGACGAACCTCGGCCTCCCTCGCTTTCTTGACGGCCTCGAGGGACGAGCGCTGCGGCGGCGGCTCCTCTTCGGCTGCTCGGCGACGATCAACGGGCTCTCTGCCGGCTACGCCGGCCCCGGCGTGAAGACCATCCTCCCTCATGAGGCGCGCGCCAAGCTTGACTTCCGCCTCGTCCCCGGTCAGCGCCCGGCCGATCTCGCGGCCAAGCTGCGCCGCCATCTCGATGCGCACGGCTTCGACGACATCGAAATCCTCTCCGCCGACGGCGAGCCGGCCGCCCGCTCCGACCCCGATGCGCCTTTCGTCCGTCTCGTCATCGACACCGCAGCAGCAGTCTACGGCCGTCCTCCCGTCATCTCGCCGACGATGACCGGCGCCGGGCCGATGGCCGCCTTCACCGACCTGCTCGGACTGCCGGTGGCGACATCGGGCTGTTCCCACCCGGATTCGCGCGCTCATGGGCCGAACGAGAATATCCGGCTCGATGACTTCCGTCAGGCGATCCTCCACGCCGCCGCCATTCTCGACGCCCTGCCCGCACTGCCGGGCTAA